CCTTGCAAATAGGGCTGAATCACATCAGCGCTGATATCAAAGGCATAGCCCAGGATATGCACCTCGGTTCCCAGCAACCCTGCATTAATTTCAACCCCCGTCCACAAATGGGGAACCACCAGCTCAGGGTTCACTGATTTAGCCAATTGCAGCGCCTTCGCCGCCGCGAGATAGCCATTCACACTGTGGTGATCGGTAATGGCAAAGCCCTTGAGACCAATTTGCAGGGCCTGGTTAATCAAATCGGTGGGGCTGAGGCGGCCATCGGAGGCCGTTGTGTGCATGTGAAAGTTGTAGTGACGCGGGCAACTCGTCGGAGTCAAAGATTGGAATACGTCCCGCAGCAGCGCCTGGTCTTCAGCCGTCACCGAAGCTGTCACCGACAGCGGACTCAAGCCACGGGTAACGCGAGCTGTCATAGCGACACTCCCAAAGAATGGAGAAAAATGGCTTCACCAATCTTAAACAATTTTTAAAGACTTTCTGTTGCAATTCGTCCTGTGCCATGCATTCGTCATAAATGGTCTTTGGTCAAAAAAGAAACCCTCTAGAATTCTGATGGTTTTAAATGCAAATCAAACTACTTTTTGACGATCCCAAACTTTTAGAAAGTTTTTAAAAAGTTTGAGAAAAAGGCAAAAAAATTCCCGGCCAATCCTCACGCTTGCCATAGGTCTGTTTGAGGTGGGGATCGGCCGGGCCAAAACTGCCTCAACTCTGGGATCAGGAGAGTTGGCAGAGTTAGCAAAAATCAATCATCAATTGATGGCAGTTTGGGTGATGGCGGTTTGGGTGATGGCGATTTGGGTCGCCACTTCACCCGATCGGGCGCTGAGGGAACTGGGATTGGTGCGCGGCTGCAAGAGACGGGGAGCGCGATCGAGCATCAATTCTCGGCTGAGACCCTCGCGCGCATCATCCCGGTTCAGCAAACTGCAAATCAGCTCGCCGGGCCCATGGGGGTCAAACACATGGCGGATGCCATCCAGCCCGACCCAAATTCGGCGGCGGCAGTTGTAGGCCGATCGGGGCCGTTCCACCCCATCCACCGCCACCGTGGCCCGAAACTCCCAGTGTTTCTTGGCACTGCGCTGAATTTTCAGAATGCAAATTTGCTGACCATGCCAGGGCCGACAAAAATCCGCCGCTTGGGCTGCCGGAGTTTCCAGCCCCCAAACCAGCCCCCCCAGCAAGCCCCCCAACAGCAGGAACCCAGCCAGCACCAAACCGACCCGCCAGTTTTCAAGCCAACGCTTTTGGATCAATCGCTCCTTTGCCACTAGAGCACACCCTTGGAACTGGGAATTTTGCCAGCACGACGCGGATCCACCTCGATCGCCATGCGCATCGCTCGGGCAAAGGCCTTGAACGTGGCTTCGATGATGTGGTGCGAGTTGATGCCATCCAGTTGGCGAATGTGCAAGGTCATTTGCGAGTGATTCACCACCGCCACAAAGAATTCCCGCACCAATTGGGTGTCGTAGGTTCCCACCCGTTCCGTGGGGATTTGCAGCCCATAGCTCAAGTGGGGCCGGC
This Limnothrix sp. FACHB-406 DNA region includes the following protein-coding sequences:
- a CDS encoding PHP domain-containing protein gives rise to the protein MTARVTRGLSPLSVTASVTAEDQALLRDVFQSLTPTSCPRHYNFHMHTTASDGRLSPTDLINQALQIGLKGFAITDHHSVNGYLAAAKALQLAKSVNPELVVPHLWTGVEINAGLLGTEVHILGYAFDISADVIQPYLQGRPVRDEYYYADRVIHAIQQAGGIAVLAHPARYRLDAKPLIMAAATLGIDGVEAYYAYNNPNPWTPSPDQTARVKELAERFGLLMTCGTDTHGPNLLLRL